One genomic window of Arachis stenosperma cultivar V10309 chromosome 10, arast.V10309.gnm1.PFL2, whole genome shotgun sequence includes the following:
- the LOC130957778 gene encoding protein FAR1-RELATED SEQUENCE 5-like, whose protein sequence is MVMDYEYFGDVVTLDTTYSTNNACRPLAVFAGFNHFRGVVIFGAALLYDESSDSFEWLFREFLKTHKNKKPRTIFTNQAAAMANGLAKVMPETYHALCSWHLMQNGIKHLGNLMKNGSYFLRDFKACMYEYVDETNFKEAWDKLLDDYDLKENKWLMNLYKLKEKWARCYMNNAFTIGMRSTQLSESLNADLKNCMKPNLNIIQFFNHFERVVNDKRYNELQGEFQSRQKLPRLKMVSSPLLQQVSEVYTLPLFDLFQEEYDKYSAACIREVNDRGFVYEYVVALCNENKEFKVTFDPFLSSISCNCRKFETFGILCCHAIKVLDVKDIKLLPDQYILKRWTRGAMRGLVKDMHGRIVEEDTCLTSTQWFKQTCPKLVRTVTQASDCKEARVFVEKAVEELSKKVDDICKLNLGLEINDTDSSLPIQCTNLQPLEVRGLKRRNGVRNFRRRPKSWIEKQPKNKKSQISNTSQQQKQDKVIKHNGSISQLDEHGFNRLLMNLGCILTELFDAKYAKYAWITIDFGRYLTELLK, encoded by the exons ATGGTCATGGATTATGAATATTTTGGTGATGTGGTTACTCTTGACACTACATATAGTACTAATAATGCTTGTAGGCCTTTGGCTGTATTTGCAGGATTTAATCACTTTAGAGGGGTAGTGATATTTGGAGCTGCACTTCTTTATGACGAGAGTTCAGATTCATTTGAATGGCTGTTTAGAGAGTTTTTGAAGACACACAAAAACAAGAAGCCTCGAACTATTTTCACAAATCAAGCTGCTGCAATGGCTAATGGTTTGGCTAAGGTAATGCCTGAAACATATCAtgctttatgttcttggcatTTGATGCAAAATGGCATAAAACATCTTGGTAATTTGATGAAGAATGGTTCTTATTTTCTGCGAGACTTTAAAGCATGTATGTATGAATATGTAGATGAAACTAATTTCAAAGAAGCATGGGATAAATTATTAGATGACTATGATCttaaggaaaataagtggttgaTGAACTTGTataaattaaaggagaagtgGGCAAGATGCTATATGAACAATGCATTTACTATTGGCATGCGGAGTACACAGCTTAGTGAAAGTTTGAATGCAGATCTCAAAAATTGTATGAAACCAAACCTAAACATCATTCAATTTTTCAATCACTTTGAAAGAGTTGTCAATGATAAGAGATACAATGAGCTACAAGGAGAATTTCAATCCAGACAGAAGTTACCCAGGTTGAAGATGGTAAGTTCACCACTATTGCAACAAGTTTCTGAAGTATATACCTTGCCATTGTTTGATCTTTTTCAAGAGGAGTATGACAAATATTCTGCAGCTTGCATAAGAGAAGTAAATGATAGAGGTTTTGTTTATGAATATGTGGTTGCATTGTGCAATGagaataaagagtttaaagtaACATTTGATCCTTTCTTGAGCTCAATTTCATGTAATTGTAGAAAGTTTGAGACTTTTGGCATTTTGTGTTGTCATGCAATCAAAGTTTTAGATGTTAAAGATATTAAATTACTGCCTGACCAGTATATTTTGAAGAGGTGGACAAGAGGAGCAATGAGGGGATTAGTAAAAGATATGCATGGAAGAATAGTTGAAGAAGATACTTGTCTTACTAGCACACAATGGTTTAAGCAAACCTGTCCTAAGTTAGTAAGAACAGTCACACAAGCCTCTGATTGTAAAGAAGCACGTGTCTTTGTGGAAAAAGCTGTGGAGGAGTTAAGTAAAAAGGTTGATGATATCTGCAAACTAAATTTGGGATTAGAAATCAACGATACTGATTCTTCCCTCCCAATTCAATGTACAAACCTTCAACCCTTAGAAGTCAGAGgtttgaaaagaagaaatggCGTGAGAAATTTTAGAAGGCGTCCAAAAAGTTGGATTGAAAAACAACCCAAAAATAAGAAGAGTCAAATTAGCAACACTTCACAACAACAAAAACAAGACAAG GTCATTAAGCATAATGGTTCAATATCTCAATTAGATGAGCATGGTTTTAATAGGCTATTAATG aatCTTGGATGCATACTAACAGAGCTTTTTGATGCCAAATATGCCAAATATGCTTGGATTACTATTGATTTTGGAAGATATTTGACTGAATTATTGAAATAG
- the LOC130954342 gene encoding uncharacterized protein LOC130954342 has translation MEEDFDFGKKVSINDTMDAAEQNASNSTKILLLLRGFLGIQQRRAEAYSKLKRGFSDYMASGGELAYQKLCSEITIEFNDCSKKVLEMESLFQSPDYQRLDLAQILRAVQDQEKQKLHLTATIQVLKKAGRPSERLVSHENCKYTKPREHECVHVQEITEASGTEEAEADAEYDNALKEAIKGVQDAVTAINEHLEEVRYEIEALEAD, from the exons ATGGAAGAAGATTTTGATTTTGGAAAGAAGGTTTCGATAAACGATACCATGGATGCTGCTGAACAAAACGCATCCAATTCAACCAAAATTCTTCTTTTGCTTCGCGGCTTTCTCGGAATTCAGCAACGCAGAGCCGAAGCATATTCCAAACTCAAAAG GGGGTTTTCTGATTACATGGCTTCAGGAGGGGAATTGGCTTACCAGAAGCTTTGCAGTGAAATCACAATAGAGTTCAATGATTGCTCAAAAAAA GTCCTTGAGATGGAGTCATTATTCCAGAGCCCTGACTACCAGAGATTAGATCTTGCACAAATTCTTAGAGCAGTTCAAGATCAGGAAAAGCAAAAACTGCACCTG ACAGCTACCATTCAAGTGTTAAAAAAAGCTGGGCGCCCTTCTGAACGACTGGTTAGCCACGAGAATTGCAAATATACGAAACCTAGAGAACACGAGTGTGTTCATGTCCAGGAGATTACTGAAGCTTCTGGAACTGAGGAGGCCGAGGCGGATGCTGAGTATGATAATGCTCTTAAGGAAGCTATTAAAGGTGTCCAAGATGCTGTAACAGCCATAAATGAACATCTAGAAGAAGTTAGATATGAAATTGAGGCCCTTGAAGCAGATTGA
- the LOC130954503 gene encoding pentatricopeptide repeat-containing protein At5g11310, mitochondrial-like, which produces MHSHNTLLRSLSLLLSTLKQKPIPTFSFSLLHHHHRFSSSWLSLRGNPLIKWPTLPLPQPPPNPKPQSSEPQPQSNFSPRDFSAIADIFADTSVSPGSLLHAELDCSGIQPASELLLAVFDRFGSSPKLLHSLFLWAEKQPGFRPNSKLLDAVVKALAKSREFDSAWTLILHHIDDGNDEGEALVSVATFAIMIRRYARAGMVQPAIRTFEFARKHTSIIDSESELSLFEILLDSLCKEGSVRAAYEYLCLRKKINEGWVPSIRAYNIVLNGWFRSRKLKHAERLWEEMKKENVRPTVVTYGTLIEGYCRMRRIERALEMVDDMIKEGIAPNAIVYNPIIDALGEAGRFKEALGMMERFHVLEIGPTESTYNSLVKGFCKAGDLVGASKILKMILSRGFLPSSTTYNYFFRYFSRCGKIEEGMNLYTKIIQSGYTPDRLTYHLLVKMLCEEERLDLAVQVSKEMRHKGLDMDLATSTMLVHLLCKMHKLEEAFAEFEDMMRRGIVPQYLTFQRLNAELKKRGMTEVAQKLCNLMSSIPHSTNLPNTYSKDNDDAHARRNSIIQKAQAFSDMLKNCNDPRELQKYKCSSENDVSSANHLIEDIERKIGAKRTSSVI; this is translated from the exons ATGCACTCCCACAACACTCTTCTTCGCTCACTATCTCTCTTACTTTCCACACTCAAACAAAAACCCATTCCTACATTCTCATTCTCCCTTCTTCATCACCACCACCGGTTCTCTTCTTCCTGGCTCTCTCTTCGCGGAAACCCCCTCATTAAATGGCCAACCCTACCACTCCCTCAACCCCCTCCCAATCCCAAACCCCAATCCTCCGAACCCCAACCCCAATCGAATTTCTCGCCGCGTGATTTCTCCGCAATTGCTGATATATTCGCCGACACTTCAGTCTCTCCCGGCTCGCTTCTCCATGCAGAATTGGACTGTTCCGGGATTCAACCAGCTTCAGAGCTACTGCTCGCCGTGTTTGACCGTTTCGGTTCTTCGCCCAAGCTGCTTCACTCGTTGTTCCTGTGGGCCGAGAAGCAACCCGGGTTCAGACCTAATTCGAAGCTGTTAGACGCTGTGGTCAAAGCTCTCGCGAAGTCCAGGGAGTTTGACTCCGCTTGGACGCTGATTCTTCATCACATCGATGATGGAAACGACGAGGGAGAAGCTTTGGTTTCCGTTGCTACCTTCGCTATCATGATTCGACGCTACGCACGTGCAG GTATGGTGCAACCTGCAATTCGTACATTTGAGTTTGCAAGAAAACACACTTCAATTATAGATTCTGAGTCGGAATTGAGTTTATTTGAGATATTGTTGGATTCACTTTGCAAAGAAGGGTCTGTTAGGGCAGCTTACGAGTATTTATGTTTAAGAAAGAAGATAAACGAGGGTTGGGTTCCTTCCATTCGGGCTTATAACATAGTGTTAAATGGATGGTTTCGGTCAAGGAAACTCAAACACGCTGAGAGACTTTGGGAGGAGATGAAGAAGGAGAATGTAAGACCAACTGTTGTGACATATGGTACCCTTATCGAAGGGTATTGTCGGATGCGTCGAATTGAAAGAGCGCTGGAGATGGTTGATGACATGATCAAAGAAGGAATTGCACCAAATGCAATAGTGTATAATCCGATAATTGATGCATTAGGAGAAGCTGGGAGATTTAAAGAGGCCTTGGGGATGATGGAACGATTTCATGTTTTAGAAATTGGCCCTACCGAATCGACATATAATTCTCTGGTGAAGGGGTTTTGTAAGGCAGGAGACCTTGTAGGTGCTAGTAAGATTCTTAAAATGATATTAAGTAGGGGTTTCCTTCCAAGCTCCACCACCTATAACTACTTCTTTAGATACTTCTCAAGATGCGGGAAGATTGAGGAAGGGATGAACTTGTATACCAAGATCATTCAATCCGGTTATACGCCTGATCGGCTAACATACCATCTTTTGGTGAAGATGTTATGTGAAGAGGAAAGGTTAGACTTGGCAGTTCAAGTTAGTAAGGAAATGAGACATAAAGGATTGGACATGGACTTGGCTACAAGTACCATGTTAGTTCATTTGCTATGCAAAATGCATAAGTTGGAAGAGGCTTTTGCTGAATTCGAGGACATGATGCGAAGGGGTATAGTTCCTCAGTACCTTACTTTTCAGAGACTGAATGCGGAGTTAAAGAAACGGGGTATGACTGAAGTGGCACAAAAGCTTTGCAATTTGATGTCTTCCATTCCCCATTCTACCAATTTGCCAAATACTTACAGTAAAGACAACGATGATGCGCATGCAAGAAGGAATTCTATAATTCAGAAGGCCCAAGCATTTTCTGATATGTTGAAAAATTGTAACGACCCTCGAGAACTCCAAAAGTATAAATGTTCATCTGAAAATGATGTCTCAAGTGCGAACCATTTGATAGAGGATATTGAGAGAAAGATAGGTGCCAAACGAACATCTTCTGTTATCTGA
- the LOC130957780 gene encoding protein WHAT'S THIS FACTOR 9, mitochondrial-like: MDIHNCPINRVDIVHRIARLLMLAGMGKLPLYVIEKLKWDLGLPHDYVKTLLADYPDYFDVCSIENPLSGKEMLALELVFWRKELSVSDLEKRAMSLDYCGDKRRHDISFPVIFSKSVKEDRARELALYGECLGLDSRFKKALVHHPGIFYISNKIRTQTVVLREAYRKDVLIRKHPLMGMRLRYIHLMTRTQKHHRQVELKDNSQIEA; this comes from the exons ATGGATATCCACAATTGTCCCATTAACCGTGTAGACATTGTTCATAGGATTGCAAGGCTTCTGATGCTTGCTGGTATGGGAAAATTGCCACTTTATGTAATTGAGAAGCTAAAATGGGATCTGGGTCTTCCTCATGATTATGTGAAGACTCTTTTGGCTGATTACCCTGATTATTTTGATGTTTGTAGCATCGAAAATCCATTATCCGGAAAAGAAATGCTTGCCTTAGAGCTTGTTTTTTGGAGAAAAGAGCTCTCTGTCTCTGACTTGGAGAAGAGGGCAATGAGCTTGGACTATTGTGGAGACAAAAGAAGACATGATATTTCATTTCCCGTGATTTTTTCCAAAAG TGTCAAAGAAGACAGAGCGAGGGAACTTGCTTTGTATGGAGAGTGTTTGGGGTTGGACTCAAGATTTAAGAAGGCTTTGGTTCATCACCCTGGCATATTTTACATTTCCAATAAGATTAGGACTCAGACAGTTGTGCTTAGGGAAGCCTATAGAAAGGATGTCTTGATTAGGAAGCATCCATTAATGGGTATGAGATTGAGGTACATTCACCTCATGACTAGGACTCAGAAACACCATAGACAAGTTGAGTTGAAGGATAATTCACAGATTGAAGCTTAG